TACGCTGAACCAGATGAGCGACCAGATCGTCGAGTTCCTGAGTATCTTCGGCGATCCGTTGGCGCAGCGGGGGCACGGTAATGACATCCGAGCAGAGGCGGTAATAGAAATCGTCGCGGAACTGGCCCGTGGCGCGGAGTTGATCGAGCGGACGGTTGGTGGCGGCTATGACGCGTCCGCGGAAGCGTTTCTTGTCGTGGCTGCCGACCGGGGAGAACGTGCGTTCCTGCAACACATGGAGCAGTTTGATTTGCACAGGAATCGTGGCATCACCGATTTCATCGAGGAAAATCGCGCCGTGCGGGCTGCAACGCGACAGGACGCCTTCATGATCCTCCACCGCGCCCGTAAAGGCGCCCTTCTTGTGGCCGAACAATTCGGATTCGATCAGCGTCTCGGGGAACTGCGACAGGTTCAGCGAGACGAAGCCGCGTGTGAAGCTCTCCGCAAAACAATCCCGCCTTTCGTCGAAGGGGATGAACCCTGAGCGACCGATGGCGGCGGCGGCTGCGCCCTTGCCCGTGCCGGTCTCGCCGAGCAGCATGGTGGAGAAATCCTCCATGCGGTTCCAGAGATGGAGTTCGTACCAGCGAATGTTGTGGGTGAAGACGTTGTTCCAGAGATGGAGACGGAGCTGCCGCATGCAAGGACTACGCCCGATGAGGCCGCGGTCGATGAAGTAGTAGGCGCGACGGATTTGGTAGAAGATCGCGAAATAGCGGCGGGCTCCTGTGACTTCAAAACCGCGACGACTGAAAAGCGCGAGCGCCTTGGAGGCGAACGGGACAACGACAGGGCGAGTACCTGCCGCCATCTGGTCGGTGATGAGTTCGTCGAAGCTCATGAGAAAGCGGTGGTAGATCTCGTAGAGGAATGCGTACTGCAATAGTTCGCGGTCCTCGCCCGTGACCTGTTTGAGGTTCGTCACACCCGCGGCGTTCAGGGCATGGAGGTGATCATTCCAACGCGCCACCATCAATTTGATCTGTTCTTCATCCGTCACCGACGTATCGCAGTTCGCGATTCTGCGCTGTTGGACGGCAAACTCGTCGCTGAAGGGATTGATGAACGAAGCCTGGGAGACAATCTGCAGGAACTCACGGCTCGCGGCAGGGAGCTGCTTCGATGACATACATTAAATGTATATATTACATTCATTTAATGTCTACTACCAAGTGAGACGGTCGGGGTTCAATTCTCGTATGTTGCTTTCCTGTAGGTACTACCGGATTTACCTCTTTTCTGGCATGCGCCACGCGTAAGGGATTTGGCAGAGGCAAATATGAACAAACTCAAACGAGTCCCAAGTTACCTGGCAGCCCT
This Verrucomicrobiia bacterium DNA region includes the following protein-coding sequences:
- a CDS encoding sigma 54-interacting transcriptional regulator: MSSKQLPAASREFLQIVSQASFINPFSDEFAVQQRRIANCDTSVTDEEQIKLMVARWNDHLHALNAAGVTNLKQVTGEDRELLQYAFLYEIYHRFLMSFDELITDQMAAGTRPVVVPFASKALALFSRRGFEVTGARRYFAIFYQIRRAYYFIDRGLIGRSPCMRQLRLHLWNNVFTHNIRWYELHLWNRMEDFSTMLLGETGTGKGAAAAAIGRSGFIPFDERRDCFAESFTRGFVSLNLSQFPETLIESELFGHKKGAFTGAVEDHEGVLSRCSPHGAIFLDEIGDATIPVQIKLLHVLQERTFSPVGSHDKKRFRGRVIAATNRPLDQLRATGQFRDDFYYRLCSDVITVPPLRQRIAEDTQELDDLVAHLVQRITGQASTEAVNMVQTALDSELGRNYPWPGNVRELEQAVRRILLTRHYAGDHKAIAPDLRSQLVAGVEHGTLDTDAILSGYCQLLYERHGTYEEVARRTKLDRRTVKAYLEKRRAVAGRG